In Streptomyces sp. HUAS ZL42, the DNA window TGGGGCAGTAGTCCATCTCCGAGAAACGAAACGGGAAGACGTGGAGGGGGCGGCTCAGCATCCAGCCTCGGCCTAAACCAGGTCAATCACGAACCGACAACACTCAGGCCCCCCACATAACTGGAGAGCGCCGAAAACCCTGGGAATGTTACGAACCCCGGGACAGAAGCTGACGAATGCCGCGTCAGATCACCACGAACGCCGCCGTCAGCAACGCCACACCCGACCCCGCCAGCACCCAGCCCACCCTGGCCCGACCCAGCCCGCCCGCGACCACCACCGACGCCAGCAGCAACGCACCGCCCAGCGGAACCCACGCGAACAGGATCCCCGCGGGACCCGAGCGCACCACCACGTCCGTAGCCGGCTTCACCACCACCGTGTACGTCCGCCCCTTCTTCACCGCGACGGACTTCTCGATGACCACCCGCTCCCGCGCAGTCGCCCCCTCCGACACCGGCGTGAACGGCCCCGCGCACATGTCCGCACCGCACGCCGTCACCCGGATCGTGCCGCTCTCCCGGCCCTTCGTCAGCATCACGTGCTGCGCGGCACCCCAGGAACCCCAGACACCCGCGATCAGAATCAGCACGGCGAGCGTACCCATCGCCGCGAGCCGCCCGAACCGCAACGCGGCGACCGGGGCCTGACGGGACGAGGTGGCTGTGGCAGGCATGGCCGGGATCATTGGTCATGCCTCGACGGCGAGTCAACCCCGGCCCGCCAGGTGGGCGGACAAGTCAGGAGTTGTACGTGCTTTGCGCCCGCTCCAGCCCCTCGATCACCAGGCACTCCACCGCGTCCGCCGCCCGATCCACGAAGTAGTCCAGCTCCTTGCGCTCCGCGGAGGAGAAGTCCTTCAGCACGAAATCCGCGACCTGCATACGACCCGGCGGCCGCCCGATCCCGAACCGCACCCGGTGATAGTCCGCCCCCATCGCCTTCGTCATCGACTTCAACCCGTTGTGCCCGTTGTCCCCGCCACCCAGCTTCAGCCGCAACGTCCCGTAGTCGATGTCCAGCTCGTCATGCACCGCCACGACATGCGACAAAGGCACCTTGTAGAAATCCCGCAGAGCGTTCACCGGCCCGCCCGACAGATTCATGTACGACATCGGCTTCGCCAGGATCACCCGCCGGTTCGCCGGCCCGGGCGGCCCGATCCGCCCTTCCACGACCTGCGCCTGCGCCTTCCCCGCCCGCTTGAACCTCCCCCCGATCCGCTCCGCCAGCAGATCGGCCACCATGAAGCCCACGTTGTGCCGGTTCCCCGCGTACTCCGGACCCGGATTGCCCAGGCCCACGATCAGCCAGGGCACGTTGGCATCGGTCGTCACGTGCATGTCTCCTTGATACGCGCCAGCCGCTGCCCCCGGAGGGAACAGCGGCTGACGAAACGACGACGGTGAGGATCAGGCCTCGGCGGCCTCTTCGCCCTCCGCGGCCTCCTCGCCCTCGGGGGCCTCCTCCGCCTGCGCGGCCAGGACCTGCAGGACGACCGCGTCCTCGTCGACGGCCAGCGTCACGCCGTTCGGCAGGGGGACGTCCTTGGCCAGGACGGAGTCACCGGCCGACAGACCCTCGACGGAGACCGTGAAGGCCTCGGGGATGTGCGTCGCCTCGGCCTCGACCGGCAGCGCGTTCAGCACGTGCTCCAGCAGGTTGCCACCCGCGGCCAGCTCGCCCTCGGCCTGCACCGGAACCTCGACCGTGACCTTCTCGCCCCGCTTGACCAACTGCAGGTCCACGTGCTCCAGGAAGCCCTTGATCGGGTCGCGCTGCACGGACTTCGGGATCGCCAGCTCGTTCGTCTTGCCGTCGATGTCCAGGGAGATCAGGACGTTCGGCGTACGCAGCGCGAGAAGAAGGTCGTGACCCGGAAGCGTCAGGTGCAGCGGGTCCGAACCGTGGCCGTACAGCACACCCGGAACCTTGCTGTCACGACGGATACGACGGGCGGCACCCTTGCCGAACTCGGTGCGCGTCTCGGCGGTGAGCTTCACCTCGGACATGTTCACTCCTCGTAGTAGTGGGTACAGGAGTCACCCGGCCACACGAACGGCCTGCTACGAAGAGCGCGTCGATAACGGACCGCCGTACCGAAGAACGAGTACGGCCTCCCTCGCCGAGCAACTGCAACAGCGTACTCGGCGGGAAGGCCGTACCAGAAATCGATCTTCCAGATGATCGTTACTGCTCGTCGAACAGGCTCGTCACCGAACCGTCCTCGAACACCTCACGCACCGCACTCGCGATCGTCGGCGCGATCGACAACACCGTGATCTTGTCCAGATCCAGCTCACCCGGCGTCGGCAGCGTGTTCGTGAAGACGAACTCACTCACCTTCGAGTTCTTCAGACGGTCGCCCGCCGGACCCGACAGCACACCGTGCGTCGCCGTCACGATCACATCCTCGGCACCATGCGCGAACAGCGCGTCCGCAGCCGCGCAGATCGTGCCACCCGTGTCGATCATGTCGTCGACCAGCACACACACCCGGCCCTCGACCTCACCCACGACCTCGTGCACCGTCACCTGGTTCGCCACGTCCTTGTCGCGACGCTTGTGCACGATCGCCAGCGGCGCACCCAGCCGGTCGCACCAGCGGTCCGCCACCCGCACCCGGCCCGCATCCGGAGACACGACCGTCAGCTTGTCCCGGTCGACCTTCCGACCCACGTAGTCCGCCAGCAGCGGCAGCGCGAACAGGTGGTCCACCGGACCGTCGAAGAAGCCCTGGATCTGGTCCGTGTGCAGATCCACGGTCAGAATCCGGTCGGCACCGGCCGTCTTCATCAGATCCGCGATCAGAC includes these proteins:
- a CDS encoding 50S ribosomal protein L25/general stress protein Ctc, with amino-acid sequence MSEVKLTAETRTEFGKGAARRIRRDSKVPGVLYGHGSDPLHLTLPGHDLLLALRTPNVLISLDIDGKTNELAIPKSVQRDPIKGFLEHVDLQLVKRGEKVTVEVPVQAEGELAAGGNLLEHVLNALPVEAEATHIPEAFTVSVEGLSAGDSVLAKDVPLPNGVTLAVDEDAVVLQVLAAQAEEAPEGEEAAEGEEAAEA
- the pth gene encoding aminoacyl-tRNA hydrolase; amino-acid sequence: MHVTTDANVPWLIVGLGNPGPEYAGNRHNVGFMVADLLAERIGGRFKRAGKAQAQVVEGRIGPPGPANRRVILAKPMSYMNLSGGPVNALRDFYKVPLSHVVAVHDELDIDYGTLRLKLGGGDNGHNGLKSMTKAMGADYHRVRFGIGRPPGRMQVADFVLKDFSSAERKELDYFVDRAADAVECLVIEGLERAQSTYNS
- a CDS encoding ribose-phosphate diphosphokinase; translated protein: MTGIKTTGEKKLMFFSGRAHPELAEEVAQQLGVGVVPTKAFDFANGEIYVRYQESARGADCFLIQSHTAPINKWIMEQLIMIDALKRASARSITVIVPFYGYARQDKKHRGREPISARLIADLMKTAGADRILTVDLHTDQIQGFFDGPVDHLFALPLLADYVGRKVDRDKLTVVSPDAGRVRVADRWCDRLGAPLAIVHKRRDKDVANQVTVHEVVGEVEGRVCVLVDDMIDTGGTICAAADALFAHGAEDVIVTATHGVLSGPAGDRLKNSKVSEFVFTNTLPTPGELDLDKITVLSIAPTIASAVREVFEDGSVTSLFDEQ